Proteins encoded within one genomic window of Canis lupus baileyi chromosome 36, mCanLup2.hap1, whole genome shotgun sequence:
- the C36H2orf69 gene encoding mitochondrial protein C2orf69 homolog, translated as MWEFRLLRSPPPPPLLLLLPQLSLGMAASRSQAGAMNLGGGGGGGGGGCARGSPLAAARRPQCVQLPPVPGADPQRSNELLLLAAEAAGPALPGDPAREEPQHHVLYFPGDVQNYHEIMTRHPENYQWENWSLENVATILAHRFPSSYIWVIKCSRMHLHKFSCYDNFVKSNMFGAPEHNTDFGAFKHLYMLLVNAFNLSQNSLISKKNVKDLNKDSKASNCRSSSHTTNGCQGEKERTCEEFDESTLSFYPPSLNGASFTLIGFSKGCVVLNQLLFELKEAKKDKNIDAFIRSIRTMYWLDGGHSGGSNTWVTYPEVLKEFAQTGIIVHTHVTPYQVCDPMRSWIGKEHKKFVQILGDFGMQVTSQIHFAKEAPSIENHFRVHEVF; from the exons ATGTGGGAGTTCAGGCTCCTGcggtcgccgccgccgccgccgctgctgctcctgctgccgcAGCTCAGCCTCGGAATGGCCGCGTCGCGCTCGCAGGCCGGAGCCATGAAcctgggcggcggcggcggcggcggcggcggcggctgcgcaCGGGGCTCCCCGTTGGCCGCGGCGCGCCGGCCGCAGTGCGTGCAGCTGCCCCCGGTGCCGGGAGCCGACCCGCAGCGCAGCAACGAGCTGCTCCTGCTGGCGGCCGAGGCGGCGGGGCCGGCGCTCCCTGGGGACCCGGCGAGGGAGGAGCCGCAGCATCACGTTCTCTATTTCCCCGGGGACGTGCAG AATTACCATGAAATTATGACTCGTCATCCTGAGAATTATCAGTGGGAAAACTGGAGTCTAGAAAATGTTGCCACCATTTTAGCCCACCGGTTCCCCAGTAGTTATATTTGGGTGATAAAGTGCTCGCGAATGCATTTGCACAAATTCAGCTGCTATGACAATTTTGTGAAAAGTAATATGTTTGGTGCTCCAGAACACAATACTGACTTTGGAGCTTTTAAGCACCTTTATATGTTATTAGTTAATGCTTTTAACTTAAGTCAGAACAGTCTGATATCAAAGAAGAATGTAAAAGATTTGAATAAGGACTCCAAAGCATCTAATTGTAGATCCAGTTCTCACACTACTAATGGTTgccagggagaaaaagagaggaccTGTGAAGAATTTGATGAGTCCACCCTGAGTTTTTACCCACCATCACTAAATGGTGCTTCTTTTACTTTGATTGGATTCAGTAAAGGTTGTGTTGTTTTGAATCAATTGCTTTTTGAATTAAAAGAAGCCAAGAAAGACAAGAACATAGATGCTTTTATCAGAAGCATAAGAACAATGTACTGGCTGGATGGCGGTCATTCTGGAGGAAGCAATACGTGGGTTACTTATCCAGAAGTCCTGAAAGAATTTGCACAAACAGGGATTATTGTTCATACCCATGTAACACCTTACCAAGTGTGTGATCCAATGAGATCTTGGATTGGAAAGGAGCACAAGAAATTTGTTCAGATTCTTGGGGATTTTGGTATGCAGGTGACTAGCCAAATTCATTTTGCAAAGGAAGCTCCTTCCATAGAGAATCACTTCAGGGTTCATGAAGTATTCTGA